The following are from one region of the Paenibacillus sabinae T27 genome:
- a CDS encoding DUF4179 domain-containing protein, whose protein sequence is MKRLEDELRLRLNDDEQVPYPDFDAMWERMQQIQTDQEWKKTSPVPFVRKRKVKRIAIAATLGALLVAAPVYAAIRYDWSYMLNGKSGIQAALEQNMGQTLEQSITREGITMTLRTAIVDDNRTVILYTLDAGFRPPEEFWNFKGFSLRDAEGNLIKSEGPGLLRRDAPNQRYFGIFETDWAPSQDNAQVQLVAEELRKYSQQEQEVNLNPASKEPQSFTIGRDGMQKIKIQPFAQGTDKMMFASTVTFDRPEVKSWTFPQIVAYRDGMEVKPLPGGTFGKPDGSGNYTSQQYFDPKAISSGNTVFKLQYTRIDHTVDGPWTFDLQLSKKQMQSGTLQTALNLPLEAGDNVSTLEKMVITPTQIRLVIRTPEKYQEIPYKNIVWRSAGKRSKDRDIIP, encoded by the coding sequence ATGAAGAGACTGGAAGACGAGCTCAGGCTTCGGTTAAATGACGACGAACAAGTGCCATACCCCGACTTTGACGCCATGTGGGAGCGGATGCAGCAGATTCAGACCGATCAGGAATGGAAAAAGACCTCTCCCGTCCCTTTTGTCCGAAAGCGGAAGGTGAAGAGAATCGCGATTGCCGCCACTCTTGGAGCGCTGCTTGTCGCGGCTCCCGTCTATGCGGCCATACGTTATGACTGGAGCTATATGTTAAACGGAAAGAGCGGCATTCAGGCGGCGCTTGAGCAAAATATGGGTCAGACGCTGGAGCAGTCCATTACCAGGGAAGGCATTACCATGACCCTGCGTACGGCAATAGTTGACGATAACCGAACCGTTATTTTGTACACGCTCGATGCCGGGTTCCGCCCGCCGGAGGAGTTTTGGAATTTCAAAGGGTTCTCGCTAAGGGACGCTGAAGGAAATCTGATTAAGTCAGAAGGGCCTGGTTTGCTGAGGCGGGATGCACCCAATCAGAGGTATTTTGGTATTTTCGAGACCGATTGGGCGCCTTCGCAGGATAACGCGCAGGTCCAGTTGGTTGCGGAGGAACTGCGGAAATACAGTCAGCAGGAACAGGAGGTCAATCTCAATCCCGCTTCCAAGGAGCCGCAAAGCTTCACCATCGGACGGGACGGGATGCAAAAAATAAAGATTCAGCCGTTTGCACAAGGGACGGACAAAATGATGTTCGCCTCAACTGTAACGTTCGATCGCCCGGAAGTGAAGTCGTGGACCTTTCCGCAGATAGTCGCTTACCGGGACGGTATGGAAGTGAAACCGCTGCCTGGGGGGACCTTTGGCAAGCCGGATGGAAGCGGAAATTATACCTCACAGCAGTATTTTGATCCAAAGGCCATCTCATCAGGGAATACGGTGTTCAAACTGCAGTATACGCGGATAGACCACACGGTGGACGGACCGTGGACATTCGATCTTCAGCTCAGCAAAAAACAAATGCAGAGCGGAACGTTACAGACAGCGCTTAACTTGCCGCTGGAAGCTGGGGACAACGTGAGCACGCTGGAGAAGATGGTTATTACACCGACGCAGATTCGGCTCGTAATCAGAACCCCGGAGAAATATCAGGAAATTCCTTATAAAAATATAGTTTGGAGGTCGGCGGGAAAACGCTCGAAGGACCGAGATATTATTCCATAG
- a CDS encoding RNA polymerase sigma factor, giving the protein MVHNAADAEDLCQDVFIAAFRSRREDIVNLKAWIMRITVNHCLNHLKRGRMVRLKVEDNRHLLTGEANKPVDRIVEDRETAGEWAVYLERLPVKIRAAVTLRYMHDFSLSDISEMLSVPLGTTKSRLYKGLRLMRKMLEKEGQAEKEGNYEETGRRAQASVK; this is encoded by the coding sequence ATGGTGCATAACGCGGCGGATGCCGAAGATTTATGCCAGGACGTCTTTATTGCCGCATTCCGCAGCCGCCGGGAAGACATCGTTAACCTCAAAGCCTGGATCATGCGAATCACCGTGAACCATTGCCTGAATCACCTCAAGCGCGGACGCATGGTGAGGCTGAAGGTGGAGGACAACCGGCATCTTCTGACCGGAGAAGCGAACAAGCCGGTGGACCGGATTGTGGAGGACCGGGAGACGGCGGGAGAATGGGCCGTTTATCTGGAACGGCTCCCCGTCAAAATCAGGGCGGCCGTTACGCTGAGGTACATGCATGATTTCAGCCTGTCCGATATTTCGGAGATGCTGTCCGTTCCGCTCGGAACAACGAAATCAAGGCTGTATAAAGGACTGAGGCTGATGCGAAAGATGCTGGAAAAGGAAGGGCAGGCTGAAAAGGAGGGAAACTATGAAGAGACTGGAAGACGAGCTCAGGCTTCGGTTAAATGA
- a CDS encoding YfhD family protein — translation MVRNSKVLSKNEKMKKLFGAKNEDVEFSAAEADRDDVEAQDRAQAADRRQLHEIIEDEE, via the coding sequence ATGGTCAGAAATTCAAAAGTGCTGTCCAAGAATGAGAAGATGAAGAAGCTGTTCGGTGCCAAGAATGAGGACGTTGAATTTTCCGCGGCGGAAGCGGACCGGGACGACGTCGAGGCTCAGGACCGGGCGCAGGCGGCGGACCGCAGACAGCTTCACGAGATAATTGAGGACGAGGAATAG